The DNA window AGCCTCACCTCACCCGCAGGCAGGGAGGAGCGccaattaaatttagatgtgGCTAAACTTTTCAGtccatatcacatcggatgtttggacatttatttaaagtattaaatatagattattaataagatccatctataatcttagactaattcgtgagacgaatctaataaacctaattaatctatgattaacctatatgatgctacggtaaacatttgctaattatagattaattaggcttaaaaaattcgtcttacggattagctctcatttatgaaattaattttttattaatctatatttaatattttaaattaatgttaaaaatccGATGTGATTAGCGACTTAAAATAAGTTCAGAAACAAACACCACCCTAGAGTCGGAGAAAATCCAAAGTGAGAGGAGCCGCCTTTCACGCATCAGCTTCGCGCCGTACAGCCGCCGCCACTCGCCCACTCCTGCCACATCGCAGGCTTCCGAGCCACGAGGTGCCGCGCTTTCTCGACCAAAGGGACTCCCCTGCCGACTTGGAGCGGTGCCGGCCGTCGATCTCTCATGGCGACCGAAGATAAGGTGAAGGGAATGGATTTCAACGGGAAAGGGGTTAGCTTAAAACTTGCTTGTGTTGCACAACACTGTGTGTACGCACGCCGGACCGAACAATCTCCGTCTGGCTACTATGCCTGCCGCTCCACAACAATCTCGGTAACTCAAGTTGAAACTGCATGCACAGGGTGCACAGTACTAACACGACACTACTACTAGATAGCTGCAGCCTGAaatctgaagtctgaacttgTGAGCAATCCATCATACTCCGAACCTGAcggaacaaaacaaaacaacatcaAGAGGATCAAATCCATGAACGCAACGAGCATCTACTATTCATATGGGCCTAATTCTTTCTTGCCACACAAGCAAGGCCCAAGACGACAAGCCACCGCAGGAAAAAGAACACCAACCCCACCACTCCACCGAGAAAAAAGATCCAAGCCGAGGCGCACCGTCTCgacttctctcccctctcgccCTATCCGTTCCTCGTTATAACTTGGCTGCCTCACCATCTCGTCCCCAGATTTCCATTCCTCCGCCGTTCGCCTCGAATCCAATCCGGCAGCGGCAGCCATGACGCCCACCGCTCTCGCGCACctggcctccgcctcgccgctcCCGGCCCTCTCGCCCAGGAACAGGGCGAGGCCCGGGCAGGGGCCCGCgctgcggcggctggcggcggccgtgcCCCCGCCGCGGGCGttcttctcgtcgtcgcccgcgccgtaccagccgccgcagcagccggCGGGGTACTCGTCGCACCAGGCGTTCGGGCTGGTGCCCATGGTCATCGAGACGACCTCGCGCGGGGAGCGGGCGTACGATATCTTCTCGCGCCTGCTCAAGGAGCGGATCGTGCTCATCCACGGCCCAATCGCCGACGAGACCGCCTCCCTCGTCGTCGCGCAGCTGCTCTTCCTCGAGTCCGAGAACCCGCTCAAGCCGGTCCACCTCTACATCAACTCCCCCGGGGGCGTCGTCACGGCGGGGCTCGCGATCTACGACACCATGCAGTACATCCGCTGCCCCGTCACCACGCTCTGCATCGGCCAGGCCGCGTCCATGGGCTCGctcctgctcgccgccggcgcccgcggGGAGCGCAGGGCGCTGCCCAACGCGCGGGTCATGATTCACCAGCCCTCCGGCGGGGCACAGGGCCAGGCCACCGACATCGCCATCCAGGCCAAGGAGATTCTCAAGCTGCGTGACCGCCTCAACAAGATCTACCAGAAGCACACCGGGCAGGAAATCGACAAAATCGAGCAGTGCATGGAGCGCGATCTGTTCATGGACCCTGAGGAGGCTCGTGACTGGGGGCTCATCGACGAGGTCATTGAGAACCGCCCCGCTTCCCTGGTGCCCGAGGGCGTCGGTGGTGGCGTTGACCTGCCTATCcacagcggcggcgtcggcggaaGGGGCAGAGATGTCGAGGAGCCCTCCGCGGTGTGAGCGGTGGTCAGAAAGGTGAAACCTTTTCGTGTCCAATGGCcatgttgttgttgttagATCTAAGGTTCAGTTCTTATACTACATAAAACTTAACTTGTTATTCTGGTTGCCGATGCGTTCGGTTCCCCACATGTTGTCTTCATTGCCTGAATTGAGCAGAGCTATTGCTGatatttattgcaaaaatCTTAAGGAAATTTTATTCCGGAAATACTGATTAGTACTCTTCGTAAGGTTCTTTGTGTGGTTCTATGTCAGCTACGAATTCCACGCGAAGGCATTATTTTTGCTTTCTGCACAAAGTTTACTTATGCAGAATTGTTTGTTAGGCTGTCATATATGGGCATAGTGTTCAGAGATGGCTGGCATAATTGATTTCCAAGAAAACCATCTACTAGTAAatactacctctatttcaGAATGTAAGACATTTTagtattgtctagatttatatgaatgctaatgaatctaggcatatatatatataaacaatatatattcatcaatagaTTAATCTAGGCATGCCAAAACGTCTTACaatgtgaaacggagggagtaaaactTAAAGAGAATTGTATGTTTTACCATTGACAAACAGATAGAAGATTTGAACATGTAAGCTGACTACAGATTGAAGATTTTATAAACGGATACTAGAAGATTTGACAAACATATAGTAGtagataaacaatttgtgttgGTTAAGTTTTGAGTTGGCACTTGGCACTCCATGTAACCAATAGTACTAGTATTTTTATCACTAGGTTCTTCAACCTTGAGCAAGTTCTGGACATTGTCCAGGAGTCCAGGAGTAATCAAATAGGGCTTGTACTAGGGAATAATCATTTGATTTTCGGTTCTTAGGAGACTAGGAAAGATACTGATAATCTTACAGTAGTTAAAACACGCCGAGTTACAGAATAGTGATATACTATAAACTTGCAGATTTTTGTAACATTCACTATTATATGGTCAATATGTTGCACTTATGTGCTTATGTAGTTTACTAGTAGCATATTGTTCATGCTTTGTAACggaattttgttaaaaaatatcattagcatgttattaaagtagatctaataaaaatattttgatatattgcCCATGCTTTGCAACgggattttattaaaaaaaatatcattagcatattattaaagtagagctaataaaaatattttgatatataagtcttagttattttttcttttaaaaagtacGAGGGAGTTGGTGGTCGAGTAGAGGGCAGATTCATCACCACCACTAatatttataggagtatagataagGTATAAGCTATGAGCTGCATATGAGCTAGACCAAATGACAAACGTGGATTGTCTTCAATGTATGGATAATTGGGGTTAACAGGGATGGATCCACACTCTGATGCTTTTTGTAACTTGAGAGCTTCATATGAATTGCAAAGCAGAATTTTCCCAAtcgcttcttcctctccaaTCTGAATGATTGGATCACGCGTTAAGTTGCATTGAGGTAAGCATTTTGCATACGAATACATTTGGACGAGACGGAAAATTCTGCAAGGGTGGGTAACTGAGGAAAAGCCATGTATTCTGATGCAATTGCCTCAGATCTTGTCACTGGTTCATGCCATGGtgacctccgtcccaaaataccACCAGGAAATGCCACATATTCTGCCATGTGGTAACCGAGGAAATGCCACATATTCTGATGCTTTTTGTAACTTCGGAGATTCATTTGAGTTACAAAGGTAGTAGTATTTACAAAATTCCTTTCGTGTGTATTTATCTGATTCATTTTGGTTTTGGGTAGGCCTTTCGCGctgttaaaaatgtttttctttaatcCAATGTCTGGTTACTACAGCCTTTCGCACTGGACACTTATAGTTTGTTGAGGCCATCAGCCCATCACCATGTTCATGGAACGCGTCCTTCAGAGAAGTTTCATCAATCATCATCGGAGCATAACACAATAGCACTTAACAATTTCACCATCGGAGCACTTACCAGAGGTTAATTGTCTTTCGAAGAAGTTATGCCTTCGCGGTACTCAAGACAAGACATACGTGGAGCACGAATGGAAAGAAGAAAAGCATCGATCAGGGGAAGAACATGAACATTGTCATGTAAACCAGCAGAAAACAGAATGGTTGCTGGTGATGCTTGGATTTTTGTAGGACCGAAATCCATGAAAAATGTGTCTATTTTTTCCCTCTGTGTTCCTTCGAAACAAATGAATGGGCATTTTGAGATTCCTATGGAATGGTTTATCTAATCCATGGGATTTTAGAGGATTCCTAACATGAGCTTGGACCTCATGGAGTCGTGGAAAACTTTTCTTAACTTTATCTCCCAAAATACTATAGTTTCAGTATGAAGCATCCAAACAAGTTGCACACTTTTCCTGTATTTTAATATTGGAGTCCCTAGGAAAAGATTATGCCCTATGCCTTTCTCCCCATCTCCgtcaaaatttggatttacgGTGCGAAATTTGACCGAAATCCAGCTGATTTCAAATCATTCGACTGTTTTTAGCAACCtcgaagaagagaaaaaaaggacaaaaatGCATAGCCGGCCCAAACAGTGGTAATCATCTATCTACCAAGGCCTCTAATGGGCTGAAGATATGGCCCGGCCCAAAGTTCCGAGGCCGAAACCCTTCTTCTCCCACCTCCGCTGCTGGACtgatcgctcgctcgcccgccgccgcccgattCCCGAAGCCTTCCACCTCACCGCTACGCCGGCCGGCGTGTGCCCGGCTCTTCTCGCTCCGGCCGGCCCGCCCGACCAAACAAGCGAGCAGCCagcggcggccaccgccagCCAAGCCAAGCCGGCATGGCCTTCCTCTTCAACAGGTTCCAAGAGGTACGCTTCTTCTCGCCTCCGTTTACATCCCCGCAAAACCATCGCCGGATCCCGATCTGCTCCCGATTCCCCCTTACGCAAGCGAGAGAAGCACCGTGCGGGTTTTTCTCTATCTTGTGGGGATTTGGTGGcatttgattgtttttactttttagcaACTCTTACCTCAGTCGCTCACTTGCTCTCCATCgttgggaaaaaaatgcaCTTTGCTACGTTGATCAGTTGATGTATGCTTGATTTCCCCCAAGCTCCGTCTAATGCCGACCCAAATGAGAGCAGTGCTTGTCCCATCGAACAACATTATGATTTCCTCCATTGTcggtattttattttgtttttaattcatTAACTGATGCATTTCCAGGCCGTCAAAACACTTGCCAAGAATCCAATGTTTGCTAAGAGTCCAATTTTTGCACGAGATCCAAGGCACCTTCAGTTCGAAGCTGATGTAAATCGTTTATTTCTCTACACCAGGTTTGCCAATATCTGAAGAAACAGACCTGTTCCCTTTCACTGTATTGTGCCGTTGTGGATATCTTGTTGTGTGCATGCGGCGTCTAGTTTTTGTATTACTGTAAATGGACAATTGAAACCGATATTGCAAATCTAGTTTAACATTGTAAATCTCCAATAAGCAATACAATCCCATTAAGGTGGTCATTGGATTCTCATAGTTTAGATGCTACACAGTGTTGATCTCCTAGTTGTTCAACCCATTGGTTAGAAATGTGCATCTTTTAAACCCTTCTCTTATCAGCAATTGGCAGATCATCCcactaaatatatgttttattaattattattactatgtttgaaattttagtttaCCACAGCCTTTCAACATCTCTTTGAATATGACCATTTTCCTAAGTTCTTTTCAATGTGTGCTCAGCTATTACCGTTTGGGGGATAATGCTGAAGAGAAGGATGCAGAGGAGATTATTGATATGGCTAGCAAAGCTTCTGTTTCTGAGCAGCAGAAGCAAGTGCAGGAGAATGTTCACTATCAACTTACAAATATGTGCCAAGCAATGGATAGCATTCTTCTTCCTGATACAAAAAATGGTGCTCCAGAAGCTAATAATCATCCTCGACGTAGTGGATTGAGTTTCGCTGTTGGCACAGAGGTTGCATCTGCAAACAAGCCAGGTAATTTGTTCTAACTATACGCATTCAATTGTCACATCCGCAGTTCTGCACTTACATGATAGTATCagacaaaatattgtttgcaTAAATGCCATTAGCACCTTAGATActtttgacatttttctgCATCAAAGCAtacttttgagtttaaatatgacaatcacaatatatttgcctgtattttcatttcaaatctCTGGCATTCAttggaaagagagaaaatataatatggtTACACATATATGACAGGTACTTACTACTTAGTTAAgcagaaataaatatatccaTTATGCTAACCTCGTATCCATGTTTCCAGCAAAATATGTGTGCTGTTTCTTTGTTTGGAAGCACAATTTCATATTTCCTTTTAGCAGTTGAATCCCAAGATGCTTAGTTCTGATCTATTTACTCTGCAGTGCAGATGTCCCTGCTACCAGGCCTTTAACTCGCACTGAATtgtcaaataaatttagggATCACTTTCAATACACCCTTGACATCAGGCCTTCACAAATTCCTCACAAAGATGCAGGGCAAGGTCTGTTCTTATCTGGAGAAGCTAATGCTGGTGCTGTCCTAGCCATCTACCCTGGATTAATATATTCTCCTGCTTATTATCGATATATCCCTGGATACCCAAGAATTGATGCTTGCAACAACTATCTGATCACAAGGTATGATGGAACAATAATTGATGCTAAACCATGGCAATTAGGTGGTGATAGCAGAGAAATATGGTATGGCTCAGATTCGGTAGATTACAATGCAGCGCTACCCAAAAGCCAAGAGAGCAACTCTGACCGGGCATGGAGGATGCTCAGCAAGCCTCTGAAGAAGGGTCACAGTGAAAACTTCAGGGAAGTGCTTGAACGACGAAACCCACTCGCTTTTGGTCACTTCGCGAATCATCCACCAAAAGGGACAGCTCCCAATGTCATGATCTGCCCATATGATTTTCCGTTGACAGAGAAGGACATGAGAGTCTACATCCCTAACATTACTTTTGGTGGTGAAGAAGAGCCCATTACAATGAAACGATTTGGTTCATTCTGGTTCAAGTCTGGGCGTTCTGGTAATAAGGTTGGGGAGTCTCCAGTTCTGAAGACGCTAGTGCTGGTGAGTACAAGGTCCATTTGTGATGAAGAGCTCTTCCTGAACTACCGGTACAGCAACTCAAAGAAGCGACCAGAGTGGTATACACCAGTTGATGAAGAAGAGGATAAGAGAAGATGGAGCTAGTTTTGCACATCTTAACTTTAACAATTCTAACTTTTTTTGTTCTGGTTTCGACCCACAAATTGCACCAGGGAGTGAGTAAACTCCTGAATTAAGAtgacaattttatttattatgctCCCCTGGACATTAGTTAACATTTTGGTAGAGTGCCTCCGGTATACTGTCCTTACAAGGCTTTTGTAGCGCACAAGGAATGGAATACTAGTACAAACTACCAATTACATGGTCATTGTCCTCGGAATTATGTATTCTTCGTCCCAATAATCTCACAGGAAAATAATTCAACAATGCTTATGGATCTATTCCTGATGAGGAGTCATATGCTGAAGTTTCACCCAGTTTGGTTATCAGTTGCTAACTTGCTATTGAAGTACTCATTTAAATACTTACATGAAAGGTTCAATATTTTGTTTCCGAAATTTGTACCTTATCATTGCAATTGCTATAAATCAATATAAGTTTGTGCATTGAAGGAAAAAGGAATTCTGACATTTtgctgcctttttttttttcattcttgtacATGCAAGAAAGCAACTTGTGTTTCTGATTGGATTGATTCACTATTTCTTTGACTGCCAAATACTAGAGTTTTCTTGAAGGATTCCTAGCAAGTTTTTGAGTTCTTTCATCGTATGTCAAACAAAGATTAGCTCCTTGGTGCTATAGCCATCCATACATCTGAAACATGAAGGATGACATTATTCTGTCTTTCTTATCTAGGGACTTCCTTGGGCAGATCATCAAAGAGTAGCCCTAGTAGGGCTGCTTCAAGTTTGGTCAATATCATGATGCGAGTCCAGCATTTTTGTGGTCATCTGTCCTGAATTGAACTCGTGCTATAGTGCACGGCCAAAATTTGTTTCTACTTGTTGCCTTCTTTGCCGTGCTACCCTTTCTTCCTTGCAACTCCCGCTTCACTGAAGATCATGCAAAGTTGACTGCTGACTATGCACTCCAGTGAACCGTGTTTCTATTGCTGTATGCAGATAGACGTGTCTCTGCTCTTCCTTGGAACATGCTTGCCTGGTGACAGGTTATCTTGACGAATCTGAAATAACACACTACTCTTTAGAAAAAAGATAACAAGAAATGTAATCTGGTCAAATGTTTGCTCCGGGAAACCTCAAGATTTTGAGTTTGCTTGGACGCAGCCTAGCTGTATCTTATGATCTCTATGATTTATTCTTGTCATGTTCCCCATATCAGATTGGTAGCAACATGCTGAATAGTGAATACTCGTTCTGTTGGGCCTGAATATTCAATCGATAGAGAACATCAAATCAATCAAAGTTTATAACTATAGGAAGTATCTATCCTCCTGTGAGTTAAGCTGCCAAGTGCCAACTCATTTGGGAATGGAACAAACCACCAAATTATTGTGAGAACAAGCAAGTTTGCTGTCAGCTCGCTTCAACAACGTGCTGGCATAAAAAAACTGTCTTTGTGGTAGGACGAGGACAGTGTGCATTTTAGTTACGCAGAGTAAGTCGTCTTCGAGTGATTGTATCAtcttgatataatttttttagataaataaaagcttcctttatcttaaaaaaaacgaCGTCACACATTATACTGAGTTCGGTTGGGTTTGTCCTTTGTCCTTATCAGATCATAGATTAATACGGCAGTAGATTAACAACAATTAACGAGATATCTTGAGAGGATGATGATTATCTATGAAATGGTCCAGCATGTGAGTCATGAGAAATAAATGAGTTGTTGAGTGCCTTCTTATCCTTGAATATATCCAGTAAAAGTGATCGACGTCGGCATTTGATGCAATTCTAAGGTTTGTGTCACGAAGAAACATTTGTTTCAGCGATCGATTCACGGTACTTTTCTTTAAAACATGGTAATGCATCCTGATACTTCGACTAAAACTGAAGTTTCTCCAAAATATAGGATGCTTTGGATTTTCTTTATACTGAGTTCTCATTGGCTCATAAGTTGCAacgaaatttgaattttagaaccttttataattattgtatgactattatttttatttttcagttttggctCTTGGACCGTAAAAAAGATAGTCttatttagattcatccattaatagatgtataatttatatatatatgtctagctAGATCCATTAgaattcatattaatctaagAAAGACTAAAAAGTGTTACGtcgtgaaacggagagagtagaaGTATAGAGGTCATTAACCAAAATTATTTCGCGTTCCTTAATTAGGTCATGTCACTTGCCTTCGGCttataagagcaggtacaatagtagactgtaagctagctataaacatattttaaagagaaaagagaaaagagaggagagagagtagtgggctactaatttgtagctagctacaacacgggctccaagacgcttagtgtgtatgatatgtgagaccatatattaatgttttgtaggtaactattgttgaagctagtagttgtctatactattaaacttgctctaaactGGCTATAAATAGCCCTGTTTagcaaaatttaagattttaacTGTATATTCTAACAGCAAATGGACAGAAAtaataagaaatatatattgcGTAAGTGTAGCACAAGGCAAATTCGACGATTGACATTACTTTCATGTCAAATACTTCTTTTATGAAAGAGTACATATTTATCCACGCGTGTTAATGGTCAAAATACAAATTAACTTGTaccacttatattttgaaatagagagTATTAAATTAATTGAACCATCTAGGATAAACACGTTCTGACCAAATGACAATTTGCTTGTACATCCTTTCTGGTGACGGTTAGGAGCTCATGTGATTAGCACCCACACTTTTGATTAATATTGAGTTGCACAAGTTTAACAATCGCTTGTCTTTCGCCCCACGAGTCACAATTGAGAGACACGCCACATTTTCAGTGATGATGTCAGTGTATTTGCAATTCTTAGTTTGCATCatggataaataaatattcGCTTGCAGCATTAGAATAAATCTAGAATCTTAGTACTTctcctttaaaaaataatatcctCATTCTTTGAACTGAATACTTAATCTTTCTGTCTTTTTCTTTGAGAGAGAGATATTGAATCTTgtttcataaaataaaaaaaatgctgatgACTAAATCAGAATTGCTTCATGTTGTTCGCCCATCTCTATCTACTGATGGCATAGgattttgtttgatttgtggCCCTACTTAGCCCAACGAGGCATACCGTATACATGTTTGACAGAGTATCTAGTTTCTTGCAACATGCCATACTTTTGTAGCATATTACTAGCTTGTCAtgggtacataatttgtcAATTTGCCTAGCTTGCAGAGAACGAATTTTCTGTGCTATACAGTgtggaaaacaaaaacattcaGAAAAGTCATGTGCCGGCCGAAATACCCGATCAATGCCTGGAGCTTGGAAGTACATTCTCTGTAATTTCCAAACGAACAAAAGGATGTAGCATACTGCATACATGCACCACCTTCTTGCTGTGATTTAGCttaaaatttagagatttactttggtccaacaaaaagtaacaaaaaataactcgaggtaccagtatctcgcggtaccaaattatttctgatcgttgaatctaacggtgcacatcctacttagctagatccaataataaaaaataatttggtgcCTCGAGATAGCCTTTAAAATTTAGGCAGaaacaaagcaaagcaaagacAAGACAAGTTCTCCGGCAACGCACAGT is part of the Oryza brachyantha chromosome 2, ObraRS2, whole genome shotgun sequence genome and encodes:
- the LOC121053594 gene encoding ATP-dependent Clp protease proteolytic subunit-like — translated: MTPTALAHLASASPLPALSPRNRARPGQGPALRRLAAAVPPPRAFFSSSPAPYQPPQQPAGYSSHQAFGLVPMVIETTSRGERAYDIFSRLLKERIVLIHGPIADETASLVVAQLLFLESENPLKPVHLYINSPGGVVTAGLAIYDTMQYIRCPVTTLCIGQAASMGSLLLAAGARGERRALPNARVMIHQPSGGAQGQATDIAIQAKEILKLRDRLNKIYQKHTGQEIDKIEQCMERDLFMDPEEARDWGLIDEVIENRPASLVPEGVGGGVDLPIHSGGVGGRGRDVEEPSAV
- the LOC102701057 gene encoding uncharacterized protein LOC102701057, which codes for MAFLFNRFQEAVKTLAKNPMFAKSPIFARDPRHLQFEADVNRLFLYTSYYRLGDNAEEKDAEEIIDMASKASVSEQQKQVQENVHYQLTNMCQAMDSILLPDTKNGAPEANNHPRRSGLSFAVGTEVASANKPDVPATRPLTRTELSNKFRDHFQYTLDIRPSQIPHKDAGQGLFLSGEANAGAVLAIYPGLIYSPAYYRYIPGYPRIDACNNYLITRYDGTIIDAKPWQLGGDSREIWYGSDSVDYNAALPKSQESNSDRAWRMLSKPLKKGHSENFREVLERRNPLAFGHFANHPPKGTAPNVMICPYDFPLTEKDMRVYIPNITFGGEEEPITMKRFGSFWFKSGRSGNKVGESPVLKTLVLVSTRSICDEELFLNYRYSNSKKRPEWYTPVDEEEDKRRWS